The Bdellovibrio bacteriovorus W nucleotide sequence TACACTTTAGCAGCTTTCAGAGTTATGCAGGTTGCTGGGGGAATCATGGTTCTGGGAATGGTTTTATGGTTATTGCCAACTTATATTCGCTCTCGCCGAGCGAAGTCCAAAGAGGCGGGGAGATAAAAGTACATGATGTGGTTTAATTTAGCGAAGGCTCAATCCTTCATGCCCACTCAAGCAACAGAGATTGCAGAACGTGTAGATAATCTATACGGCTTTTTGCTGCTAACGAGCACAATTGGATGCGTTCTTGTTATTGGTGGGATGATTTACTTCGTGTGGAAGTATCGTCGTAAGAGCCAGACTGATAAGACGGCTTATCTATCACACAATACTTTCTTGGAGTTCTTGTGGTCATTTATTCCACTTGTGATCTTCCTGACAGTATTTGCTTGGGGTTGGTATATTTACCACGACATGCGTGCGATGCCTAAAAATGCGTTGGAGATCAACGTTCTAGGTAAGCAGTGGGTTTGGGAAGTTGAATACAAGAATGGTTTCAAAGCGGTGAACGAAATCGTTGTACCGATTGATCAGGACGTAAAACTTCTTCTGACTTCTTCTGATGTTATTCACTCATTCTTCGTGCCGTCTTTCCGTATTAAGCAAGACGCGGTTCCAGGTCGTTACACGGCTCTTTGGTTCAAAGCGAATAAACTTGGTGATTACCACATCTTCTGTGCTGAGTACTGCGGTACTGCGCACTCGGCGATGATTGGACGTCTAAAAGTAGTTTCTAGAGAAGAATTCGATGCTTACCTAGAGCAAGGACAAGAAGA carries:
- a CDS encoding cytochrome c oxidase, subunit II (COG1622 Heme/copper-type cytochrome/quinol oxidases, subunit 2), with amino-acid sequence MMWFNLAKAQSFMPTQATEIAERVDNLYGFLLLTSTIGCVLVIGGMIYFVWKYRRKSQTDKTAYLSHNTFLEFLWSFIPLVIFLTVFAWGWYIYHDMRAMPKNALEINVLGKQWVWEVEYKNGFKAVNEIVVPIDQDVKLLLTSSDVIHSFFVPSFRIKQDAVPGRYTALWFKANKLGDYHIFCAEYCGTAHSAMIGRLKVVSREEFDAYLEQGQEEKNLPLAEKGAKLFQVKACASCHSVDSPAPKVGPSLYQLFGKEEEMDDGTKITVDENYLRESVLEPNKHVVKGYPRGVMPTFQGQLNENELSALVEYMKSLK